DNA from Actinoplanes sp. SE50/110:
TATCCCGGCCGGTGCGGCACCGGCCGCAGGCTCCGGTACTGTGCCCGCACCACAGCAGTCGGAGCTGGCCATCAAGCCCGGTCCACCGCTTCATGGCAACCCCGGCAGGAGCACACCGGCATGAACCCCACCTGGCAGCACAGCGTGCACCGCGACGCCGCCACCAGCACCATCGCCCTGCGAGGAGAACTCGACCTCGCCGCGACCGCCACCCTGAGCGACCTGTTCGCCGAACAACTCTCCCTCAGTGGCATCACCACCGTGCGCGTCGACCTGACCGCGGTGACCTTCATCGACTCCACGGTGATCAGCACCCTGATCGTCGCCCGTAACACCGCGACCTCCAGCAACCGCCAGTTCACCGTCACTCACGCCGCAGGCCACGTCCGGCGCGTCCTGACCGTGGCGGGTGTCCTGAACACGCTGACCACCGACTTCAGCTGAAAGACCTGAACCGGCGGCTACAGCGATCTGGTCGCGGGCACGGTGCAACTGCAAGGTGACGTGGCAGGCGTGCTCGCCTACGCCGATCATGTGCTGGTGCTAGACCTGCAGCAAGGCGCCGATCACGGTGGAGTCGAGGAACTTCACCGCGGCTAGATCGACGCACACCCGGATTGTGTCGTCATGACCGGCTGCCTCGGTCGGTGTCGCGGACAGCTCACCGGCCTGTAGCAGGTCGAGTTCCCCAAACAGGGTCACCGTCCAGGTGCCGGCGTCCTGAGCGACGTGGCACCACTGGCTGGTCTCGATGACGGTTTGCCTTTCTGGCCGGGGAATGCTGCGGCAGCTTCCACTGTCGGCCACCTGCGAAAGCCCGGCAACCCCGGTTCGGGTGATCGCATGTGGCCCCGGGCATTGCCCTTGCTGCCCGTATCGGCAGAAGGTGCCTTCCATAAAGCGAATCGTGCTGATGCGAGGGGTTCCGCGAGTTGGTTGCTTCTTCGGTTTGGAGCGGAGCGTCGGCCTGTCCAATCGGTGCGCGGTGCCGAGCAGGCAGGTCGACAGGATCCGGTGCCAGGGACCGGCCGGATCGACCGGCCAGCGGCGCAGTCCGGCGTCTGCCGGTTCACGCCGAGAGTCGGGTTGGAAGATCTTGGACTATCCACCGGTGGTGTTCAGCGAGAGTGGGCCAGGTGGTGGAGGGTGGATGTGCGGGCAGCCTCACGCCGTAGGGGGCGTGAGGCTGCCTGTTGCTGATTACTCGGTTGATCTGGCCGCAGGTATTACGGTGCCCGGTTGTTTCGGTCCTCGGCGTAGGGGGTGTCGAGGGGCGTCACCGGGCTTGCTGGTTCAGCTGTAGGACACCCACGACTTGGTGGTCGGGGTGTTCTTGGCGGTGCAGACGGCGTGGTTGCCCGACAGCAGTTCGGTGCTGAGCACGTTGACGGTCAGCCC
Protein-coding regions in this window:
- a CDS encoding STAS domain-containing protein; the protein is MEGTFCRYGQQGQCPGPHAITRTGVAGLSQVADSGSCRSIPRPERQTVIETSQWCHVAQDAGTWTVTLFGELDLLQAGELSATPTEAAGHDDTIRVCVDLAAVKFLDSTVIGALLQV
- a CDS encoding STAS domain-containing protein, which encodes MNPTWQHSVHRDAATSTIALRGELDLAATATLSDLFAEQLSLSGITTVRVDLTAVTFIDSTVISTLIVARNTATSSNRQFTVTHAAGHVRRVLTVAGVLNTLTTDFS